One genomic window of Campylobacter curvus includes the following:
- a CDS encoding P-loop ATPase, Sll1717 family, producing MYNMKKKELKFNDEEIAALFGSEAAEDEKPERLIEYYFKADIYEEIKANLPLRIAVGHKGIGKSAIFQVMRQEFEKDNILTIMLTPDDIEGINESKDDGHNKLVKIWKDELTKIIINKAIDKISTFGEPIKNLKSSIIDTLVDCLKNLKINISQEKNAITQHFLSDKKIIIFIDDLDRGWEGKRDDIKRISAMLNAIRDISNTNRSINFKISLRTDVYYLYRTNDESTDKVESNVVWVTWDNHGILALLAKRIVTYFGGNVEERELLKLEQTEISNNILSYVFEDRFHGHGKWSNIPIYKLLMSLIRKRPRDLIKLCWLSAKEAKRNNHNKIGTEELNKIFELYSQGRLQDTINEFKSELPTIERLLLNMKPTKYEKNSGEAYQFTDANLNKKVKNIINNMPKFIFANGKEATEKDLCIFMYKINFLTARKKESDGKIIRKYFEENRFLANTHTDFGFDWEIHPSYRWALQPDNILNIFDTLVEYDS from the coding sequence ATGTACAATATGAAAAAAAAGGAATTAAAATTTAATGATGAAGAAATAGCGGCATTATTCGGAAGTGAAGCTGCAGAGGATGAAAAGCCAGAAAGATTGATAGAATATTACTTTAAGGCAGATATATACGAAGAAATAAAAGCGAATTTACCACTTCGTATAGCTGTTGGACATAAAGGAATTGGAAAATCAGCTATTTTTCAAGTGATGCGACAAGAATTTGAAAAAGATAATATACTAACTATAATGCTAACACCAGATGATATTGAAGGTATAAACGAATCAAAAGATGATGGTCATAATAAATTAGTAAAAATATGGAAAGATGAGCTCACAAAAATCATCATAAATAAAGCCATTGATAAAATTAGTACTTTTGGGGAACCAATAAAAAATTTAAAATCTAGCATAATAGACACTTTGGTGGATTGTTTAAAAAATTTAAAAATTAATATTAGTCAAGAAAAAAATGCAATTACTCAACATTTTTTAAGTGATAAAAAAATAATTATTTTTATAGATGATTTAGATCGTGGTTGGGAAGGTAAAAGGGATGATATAAAAAGAATTTCAGCTATGCTAAATGCTATTAGAGATATTTCCAATACCAATAGATCTATAAATTTTAAAATAAGCCTTCGTACAGATGTTTATTATTTATATAGAACAAATGATGAGTCTACTGATAAAGTTGAGAGTAATGTAGTGTGGGTTACCTGGGATAATCATGGTATCTTGGCATTACTTGCTAAAAGAATTGTTACGTATTTTGGTGGTAATGTTGAAGAAAGAGAGTTATTAAAATTAGAACAAACTGAAATTTCCAATAATATACTTAGCTATGTATTTGAAGATAGATTTCACGGACACGGAAAGTGGTCCAATATACCAATATACAAATTACTTATGTCTTTAATAAGAAAACGACCGCGTGATCTTATTAAACTTTGTTGGCTATCTGCAAAAGAAGCGAAAAGAAATAACCACAATAAAATTGGGACAGAGGAATTAAACAAAATATTTGAACTATATTCACAAGGTAGACTTCAAGATACCATTAATGAATTTAAATCTGAATTACCTACTATTGAAAGATTGCTTCTAAATATGAAACCTACAAAATATGAAAAGAATTCGGGTGAAGCATATCAGTTTACAGATGCAAATTTAAATAAAAAAGTTAAAAATATAATTAACAATATGCCTAAATTTATTTTTGCTAATGGAAAAGAAGCAACAGAAAAAGATCTTTGCATATTTATGTATAAAATTAACTTTTTAACCGCTAGAAAAAAAGAATCTGATGGAAAAATAATAAGAAAGTATTTCGAAGAAAATAGGTTTTTGGCAAATACACATACAGATTTTGGCTTTGATTGGGAAATACATCCATCTTACAGATGGGCACTACAACCAGATAATATTTTGAATATATTTGATACCCTCG